In Topomyia yanbarensis strain Yona2022 chromosome 2, ASM3024719v1, whole genome shotgun sequence, one DNA window encodes the following:
- the LOC131680682 gene encoding uncharacterized protein LOC131680682 has translation MDSICLQCSEPVTTLNQLKCQGFCDRIMHLSCSTLTRPKLDMINDSANIFWLCDSCVDLMKSSAVNAAFTALSEAFRLLTDTHKTALEALKAEMEKTRKSVESATTLPATPISWPVPNRAGAKRARETEDNKSLSKSDVPSLTCGKKKGDVAKVPTITVPPATSKCWIYLSRIATTVSEDEVGAMVKECLSTDDPVEVKKLVKKDANLSGLNFISFKIGVDPKLREMALNAETWPDGMYFREFIDFRQERTNDGKQGFRKTPRLG, from the coding sequence ATGGATTCGATCTGCCTGCAGTGCTCCGAGCCGGTAACCACTTTGAATCAGCTGAAATGCCAAGGATTCTGCGACAGAATCATGCATCTATCGTGTTCAACGCTCACTCGTCCAAAATTGGACATGATTAACGACTCAGCGAATATATTCTGGCTCTGCGACAGCTGtgtggatttgatgaaatcctccgcAGTGAATGCAGCTTTTACAGCATTGAGCGAAGCGTTCCGTTTGTTGACCGACACACATAAAACAGCGCTTGAAGCATTAAAGGCTGAAATGGAGAAAACCAGAAAATCAGTGGAATCCGCAACGACACTGCCTGCAACTCCCATATCATGGCCCGTTCCAAATAGAGCTGGAGCCAAACGTGCTCGCGAGACCGAGGATAATAAATCTCTTTCTAAATCCGATGTCCCCAGCCTAACGTGTGGCAAGAAAAAGGGTGATGTAGCAAAGGTACCCACAATCACTGTTCCACCCGCTACTAGTAAATGCTGGATTTATTTGTCGCGAATTGCCACCACCGTTTCTGAAGACGAGGTTGGTGCTATGGTTAAGGAGTGCCTTTCAACGGACGATCCGGTCGAAGTGAAGAAGTTAGTGAAAAAAGACGCAAATTTGAGCGGGCttaatttcatttctttcaaaattggtGTTGATCCTAAACTTCGTGAAATGGCCCTCAATGCCGAAACTTGGCCGGATGGGATGTATTTCCGCGAGTTCATCGACTTTCGGCAAGAACGTACTAATGACGGGAAGCAGGGGTTTCGGAAAACACCTCGACTGGGATAA